The genomic stretch ACTGATAAACCCGGAAACCGTCCCGGGAAAATCCACGCGTCCATCACCCCGACCTCTCGGGCCGGACAAGAGTGCAGGAAACGGCGTTGCCAAGACTCGCCAAGCACACGAAACCCCTGAAGGGCGGCTCATCGACTTCCGCATCGTGAATATGGCAATCAGCTATGTGCTGGGAACTAAACAAAGATAAATACCATCATGGCCTTGTGCTTTTGGTTCGGCCTCTGGAAGGGGCAAGCTGCTTCATCACAGTCTTCCAGTCACCATTATGGTCCTCGCCAAGTCCTTCGTCCTCAGCTTACTGGCCCTtaccgctgccgccgcccccaGCGGCCCAGGTGGAAAGGGTCCTCACAAGGGCAAGACCCCCAAGGGTTTTGTTACCGTGCAAGACGGAAAGTTCAAGCTCGATGGCAAGGACTTTTACTTTGCCGGTAGCAATGCGTACTACTTCCCCTTTAATGGCGTatgtcatcaccatccaTTCCAGTCACGATCAATTAATATATGCTAACAACAACTAGGACCAATCCGATGTCGAAAAGGGGTTGACCGCCGCCAAGAAGGCAGGTCTCACCGTCTTCCGCACCTGGGGATTCAACGACAAGAACAGCACATATATCCCGGGTGGTCTTCCACAGTATGGTGGTGAAGGCGCTGGTCCTTCCGAGGTGGTCTTCCAGTGGTTCCACCCCAacggcacctccaccatcaacgTGGCCGGCTTCGACAAGGTTGTCAAGGCCGCTGACAAGGTCGGAACCAAGCTGTTGGTTGCCCTGACAAACAACTGGGCGGATTACGGAGGCATGGACGTCTACACCGTCAACCTGGGTGGAAAGTATCACGATGATGTATGTACCTTACTCAGAGCTGCCCTTCTTCGCacatggtggtgggataaCTGACAGTGAACAGTTCTACACAGTTCCCAAGATCAAGAACGCCTACAAGCGCTACGTCAGGGAGATGGTCCTTCGCTACAAGGactcccccaccatcttTGGCTGGGAGCTCGCCAACGAGCCTCGTTGCGGTGCTGACGGCACTCGCAACCTTCCTCGTAGCCCGAACTGCAACCCGGCCGTCATGGGCGCTTGGGTCAAGGAGATGAGCGCCTACATCAAGTCGCTCGatccccaccatctcgtcacctggggcggagagggtgaaTTCAACCTGCCCCAGGGTTCTGATGACTGGGCCTACGCTGGCGGGAACGGCGGTGACTTTGACCATGAGATCGCCATCGACACAATTGACTTTGGTGTGTTCCATTCGTACCCGG from Podospora pseudopauciseta strain CBS 411.78 chromosome 3, whole genome shotgun sequence encodes the following:
- a CDS encoding hypothetical protein (CAZy:GH5; EggNog:ENOG503NZHB; COG:G); translation: MVLAKSFVLSLLALTAAAAPSGPGGKGPHKGKTPKGFVTVQDGKFKLDGKDFYFAGSNAYYFPFNGDQSDVEKGLTAAKKAGLTVFRTWGFNDKNSTYIPGGLPQYGGEGAGPSEVVFQWFHPNGTSTINVAGFDKVVKAADKVGTKLLVALTNNWADYGGMDVYTVNLGGKYHDDFYTVPKIKNAYKRYVREMVLRYKDSPTIFGWELANEPRCGADGTRNLPRSPNCNPAVMGAWVKEMSAYIKSLDPHHLVTWGGEGEFNLPQGSDDWAYAGGNGGDFDHEIAIDTIDFGVFHSYPDWWSKTVEWTQQWIRNHAAAGRKAKKPVVHEEYGWMTPEARLEYLGKTHNSTRLEVIGSWQKIEVEEKLAGTMYWQFGYGGYSYGRNHNDGFTIYLEDPEAKELVYGHAKAMNKLNKKKGGR